The Engystomops pustulosus chromosome 1, aEngPut4.maternal, whole genome shotgun sequence genome has a window encoding:
- the LOC140115439 gene encoding mitochondrial amidoxime-reducing component 1-like isoform X2, which produces MLQRIREPCHPYASLLVITYLQGSSSHVTHVEVTTHFTKVLAKKMSALSAAIQSMVENFHRHRLPLLCAAGLGVTAVASWMWWRKTHGGHVELKKVGTISQLLIYPIKSCKAISVQEAECLELGLRHGDLGDRHWLVVTEDGQMVTGRQEPRIVLISVTDCGDTLCLEAPGMEKIKVPVVQPKSNKILDCRVFSRDIQGRDCGDEVSRWLTSYFQSSSPYRLVHFEPDVMKPRKAQEAEKPFREKDVIAYPDASPIMLLSETSLQELNRRMEKPVSLANFRPCIVVSGCEAFSEDGWEDLKVGSITLKRVMACGRCILTTVDPNTGIMSRQEPLDTLRTFRMSDESLSYLYKKAPLFGQYYGVEKTGKLRVGDPVYLAVRRG; this is translated from the exons ATGCTGCAG CGTATCAGGGAACCTTGTCACCCCTATGCGTCCCTCCTCGTGATCACTTACTTACAG GGTTCAAGCAGCCACGTGACCCACGTTGAAGTGACCACACACTTTACTAAGGTGTTAGCTAAGAAAATGTCGGCCCTCTCTGCAGCGATACAGTCAATGGTTGAGAACTTCCATCGCCACCGCTTGCCTCTGCTCTGTGCTGCCGGCCTTGGAGTCACAGCTGTTGCTTCTTGGATGTGGTGGAGAAAGACACATGGGGGACACGTGGAGCTGAAGAAAGTGGGGACAATCTCCCAGTTACTCATATACCCCATCAAGTCATGTAAAGCCATCTCCGTACAGGAAGCTGAATGTCTGGAGCTGGGGTTAAGACATGGAGACCTTGGAGATCGTCATTGGCTGGTGGTGACCGAGGATGGACAGATGGTGACCGGACGGCAGGAGCCAAGAATCGTGCTGATCTCTGTCACCGACTGTGGAGACACGCTCTGCCTTGAAGCCCCAGGGATGGAGAAGATAAAGGTCCCAGTGGTGCAACCCAAGAGTAACAAAATTCTAGACTGCCGCGTATTTAGCCGTGACATCCAAGGTCGGGATTGTGGAGATGAGGTTTCTCGTTGGCTGACCTCCTACTTCCAGAGTAGTTCCCCTTACCGCTTGGTGCATTTCGAGCCCGATGTGATGAAACCACGCAAGGCCCAGGAGGCAGAAAAACCATTCCGTGAGAAAGATGTCATCGCTTATCCGGATGCCAGTCCCATCATGCTGCTGTCCGAAACATCCCTGCAAGAACTCAACAGACGGATGGAAAAACCCGTCTCCTTGGCCAATTTCCGACCTTGCATCGTCGTGTCTGGGTGTGAGGCCTTCTCCGAGGATGGATGGGAAGATCTCAAGGTGGGAAGCATCACGCTGAAGAGGGTCATGGCATGCGGACGATGCATCTTGACCACAGTGGACCCCAACACTGGCATTATGAGCCGGCAGGAACCACTGGATACTCTGAGAACCTTCCGAATGAGTGATGAGTCCCTCAGCTACCTCTACAAAAAAGCCCCTCTCTTCGGGCAGTATTATGGGGTTGAGAAAACTGGGAAGTTGAGGGTTGGAGATCCAGTGTATCTGGCGGTCCGCAGGGGATAG
- the LOC140115439 gene encoding uncharacterized protein isoform X1: protein MPCCVVKGCICRYTWNTRDSGIILHVFPRDPNIIRLWLQKTGLEGEELEVMVEKVIKGKRTDAYRMCSVHFSDDCYIDNGARRKLKKNAIPTIFPLVVTEPDVSTEEPTETSVTSTEDKGKPKKKTSKKRKLSSNAPLYQIVELNPPETVLPPTALPNAPEPCKKWRVVVDQVTSTDPVNPKRFGSGGVTPKAGKKHAETQTSAQMFKPEPETRTEEVQPLPGRRRSFRNGRRSKHVLKMDSGFHESDYEEEEEESFYAESDEEAEGGTQNDEFKRIHEGKKSPVREKKFIVFESCLNKLLAMIPCQAQSECGERVTHVRKSFVGSSVIVKVKCASGHTKTIWESQPRHGGQPLGDVLTSAAVLYSGCSFPKILQMVKLLNLKFIGKSTYYKNQTMYLFPTLNRYWQLEQQSNISRLREKPVCLTADCQVNRPGHLAKYLTYTMMDAETKKIIGFHIQQLLPSYSQDHHENTAFKKTLDDILEKEVNVKMVTTNPHVGIRKVMKDGYANIIHRFDPWHLARTVGNKILAQSKKKHCEILSQWASPIESHLWWSVKTCGENGQELLDRWNGLQYHVLNVHEWYSRSDYWKCRHDIGRSGNSKPVKWIPKGSLAYRRLRKIVLNPLLQKQLKRVTYFCHADALDILHSTCRKYRPRGVSFHKDEMVARTQLAVLDYNRNVQRVQAALKKPNTDPAPKNCAKFTKSRKAQVVKALYECKGQDFILDLLRDVVTLVRR, encoded by the coding sequence ATGCCGTGTTGTGTTGTGAAGGGATGTATTTGCAGATACACCTGGAATACCAGAGATTCGGGCATTATCCTCCATGTCTTCCCCCGTGACCCCAATATCATCAGACTGTGGTTACAGAAAACCGGCCTAGAAGGAGAAGAATTGGAAGTCATGGTGGAGAAAGTCATAAAAGGGAAGAGGACGGACGCCTATCGCATGTGCTCCGTGCATTTCTCTGATGACTGTTACATCGACAATGGCGCTCGGCGTAAACTGAAAAAAAACGCAATCCCAACCATTTTCCCTCTGGTGGTAACCGAACCCGACGTCTCAACAGAAGAACCTACAGAGACTTCTGTTACCTCAACAGAAGACAAAGGGAAACCCAAGAAGAAAAcgagtaaaaaaagaaaattgtcctCGAATGCGCCTTTATATCAAATAGTCGAATTAAATCCACCTGAGACCGTTCTTCCTCCGACCGCTCTTCCTAACGCTCCAGAACCATGCAAGAAGTGGCGGGTCGTGGTTGATCAAGTTACCAGTACAGATCCTGTGAATCCCAAGAGATTTGGATCAGGGGGGGTCACCCCAAAAGCAGGGAAAAAACATGCAGAAACGCAAACATCGGCACAAATGTTCAAACCAGAACCGGAGACCCGAACGGAAGAAGTTCAACCTCTACCTGGGCGCCGTAGAAGTTTTAGAAATGGAAGACGTTCAAAACATGTTCTTAAAATGGATTCCGGCTTCCATGAATCTGACtacgaagaggaggaggaggaatcttTCTACGCCGAAAGCGATGAGGAAGCAGAAGGCGGAACCCAAAATGATGAATTCAAGCGCATCCACGAAGGTAAAAAGAGTCCGGTCCGTGAGAAGAAGTTCATAGTGTTTGAAAGTTGCCTCAATAAACTTCTTGCGATGATTCCGTGTCAGGCACAAAGTGAGTGCGGCGAGCGGGTAACGCATGTGCGGAAGAGCTTTGTGGGCTCCTCCGTAATTGTAAAGGTGAAGTGTGCAAGTGGCCACACCAAGACCATATGGGAGAGCCAGCCGAGACATGGCGGCCAACCTTTAGGAGATGTCCTGACCTCCGCCGCCGTCTTGTATAGCGGATGTAGTTTCCCCAAGATTCTTCAGATGGTAAAATTGTTGAACTTGAAATTTATTGGGAAATCCACTTATTACAAGAACCAGACGATGTATTTGTTTCCGACCTTGAATCGTTACTGGCAATTGGAACAGCAGTCGAATATAAGTCGCCTACGAGAAAAACCCGTGTGCCTGACCGCCGACTGCCAGGTCAACCGGCCCGGCCACTTGGCTAAGTATTTGACCTATACCATGATGGACGCAGAGACGAAAAAGATTATTGGCTTTCACATACAGCAACTACTTCCCTCTTATTCTCAGGATCACCACGAAAATACAGCTTTTAAGAAAACCCTGGATGACATCTTAGAAAAAGAGGTCAATGTAAAAATGGTCACCACCAATCCTCACGTCGGAATAAGAAAAGTCATGAAGGACGGTTATGCCAATATTATTCACCGCTTTGACCCCTGGCATTTAGCAAGGACTGTAGGTAATAAAATACTGGCCCAATCCAAGAAAAAACATTGTGAGATTCTGTCGCAGTGGGCATCACCCATCGAGTCCCACTTGTGGTGGTCGGTCAAGACCTGCGGAGAAAACGGGCAAGAATTATTGGACCGCTGGAACGGATTGCAGTACCACGTTCTCAATGTTCACGAATGGTATTCCAGGTCTGACTACTGGAAGTGCAGACACGACATAGGTCGCTCTGGCAACTCCAAACCTGTCAAGTGGATCCCGAAGGGTTCTTTGGCATACCGGAGACTTAGAAAGATTGTACTTAACCCTTTGTTACAGAAGCAGTTGAAACGGGTAACCTACTTCTGCCATGCAGACGCCCTGGACATCTTACATAGTACATGTCGTAAATACCGGCCGAGAGGGGTTAGTTTTCATAAAGATGAGATGGTGGCCAGGACCCAGCTGGCAGTATTGGACTATAACCGAAATGTACAGAGAGTTCAAGCTGCGCTGAAGAAGCCAAACACTGATCCCGCCCCGAAAAATTGTGCCAAATTCACCAAGTCCCGTAAGGCACAGGTAGTGAAAGCTCTTTATGAGTGCAAAGGCCAGGACTTCATTTTGGACCTGTTACGAGATGTGGTTACTTTGGTGCGTAGATAG
- the LOC140115439 gene encoding mitochondrial amidoxime-reducing component 1-like isoform X3 yields the protein MMHLRLHWMGSSSHVTHVEVTTHFTKVLAKKMSALSAAIQSMVENFHRHRLPLLCAAGLGVTAVASWMWWRKTHGGHVELKKVGTISQLLIYPIKSCKAISVQEAECLELGLRHGDLGDRHWLVVTEDGQMVTGRQEPRIVLISVTDCGDTLCLEAPGMEKIKVPVVQPKSNKILDCRVFSRDIQGRDCGDEVSRWLTSYFQSSSPYRLVHFEPDVMKPRKAQEAEKPFREKDVIAYPDASPIMLLSETSLQELNRRMEKPVSLANFRPCIVVSGCEAFSEDGWEDLKVGSITLKRVMACGRCILTTVDPNTGIMSRQEPLDTLRTFRMSDESLSYLYKKAPLFGQYYGVEKTGKLRVGDPVYLAVRRG from the exons ATGATGCACCTCAGACTACATTGGATG GGTTCAAGCAGCCACGTGACCCACGTTGAAGTGACCACACACTTTACTAAGGTGTTAGCTAAGAAAATGTCGGCCCTCTCTGCAGCGATACAGTCAATGGTTGAGAACTTCCATCGCCACCGCTTGCCTCTGCTCTGTGCTGCCGGCCTTGGAGTCACAGCTGTTGCTTCTTGGATGTGGTGGAGAAAGACACATGGGGGACACGTGGAGCTGAAGAAAGTGGGGACAATCTCCCAGTTACTCATATACCCCATCAAGTCATGTAAAGCCATCTCCGTACAGGAAGCTGAATGTCTGGAGCTGGGGTTAAGACATGGAGACCTTGGAGATCGTCATTGGCTGGTGGTGACCGAGGATGGACAGATGGTGACCGGACGGCAGGAGCCAAGAATCGTGCTGATCTCTGTCACCGACTGTGGAGACACGCTCTGCCTTGAAGCCCCAGGGATGGAGAAGATAAAGGTCCCAGTGGTGCAACCCAAGAGTAACAAAATTCTAGACTGCCGCGTATTTAGCCGTGACATCCAAGGTCGGGATTGTGGAGATGAGGTTTCTCGTTGGCTGACCTCCTACTTCCAGAGTAGTTCCCCTTACCGCTTGGTGCATTTCGAGCCCGATGTGATGAAACCACGCAAGGCCCAGGAGGCAGAAAAACCATTCCGTGAGAAAGATGTCATCGCTTATCCGGATGCCAGTCCCATCATGCTGCTGTCCGAAACATCCCTGCAAGAACTCAACAGACGGATGGAAAAACCCGTCTCCTTGGCCAATTTCCGACCTTGCATCGTCGTGTCTGGGTGTGAGGCCTTCTCCGAGGATGGATGGGAAGATCTCAAGGTGGGAAGCATCACGCTGAAGAGGGTCATGGCATGCGGACGATGCATCTTGACCACAGTGGACCCCAACACTGGCATTATGAGCCGGCAGGAACCACTGGATACTCTGAGAACCTTCCGAATGAGTGATGAGTCCCTCAGCTACCTCTACAAAAAAGCCCCTCTCTTCGGGCAGTATTATGGGGTTGAGAAAACTGGGAAGTTGAGGGTTGGAGATCCAGTGTATCTGGCGGTCCGCAGGGGATAG
- the LOC140115439 gene encoding mitochondrial amidoxime-reducing component 1-like isoform X4, with product MSALSAAIQSMVENFHRHRLPLLCAAGLGVTAVASWMWWRKTHGGHVELKKVGTISQLLIYPIKSCKAISVQEAECLELGLRHGDLGDRHWLVVTEDGQMVTGRQEPRIVLISVTDCGDTLCLEAPGMEKIKVPVVQPKSNKILDCRVFSRDIQGRDCGDEVSRWLTSYFQSSSPYRLVHFEPDVMKPRKAQEAEKPFREKDVIAYPDASPIMLLSETSLQELNRRMEKPVSLANFRPCIVVSGCEAFSEDGWEDLKVGSITLKRVMACGRCILTTVDPNTGIMSRQEPLDTLRTFRMSDESLSYLYKKAPLFGQYYGVEKTGKLRVGDPVYLAVRRG from the coding sequence ATGTCGGCCCTCTCTGCAGCGATACAGTCAATGGTTGAGAACTTCCATCGCCACCGCTTGCCTCTGCTCTGTGCTGCCGGCCTTGGAGTCACAGCTGTTGCTTCTTGGATGTGGTGGAGAAAGACACATGGGGGACACGTGGAGCTGAAGAAAGTGGGGACAATCTCCCAGTTACTCATATACCCCATCAAGTCATGTAAAGCCATCTCCGTACAGGAAGCTGAATGTCTGGAGCTGGGGTTAAGACATGGAGACCTTGGAGATCGTCATTGGCTGGTGGTGACCGAGGATGGACAGATGGTGACCGGACGGCAGGAGCCAAGAATCGTGCTGATCTCTGTCACCGACTGTGGAGACACGCTCTGCCTTGAAGCCCCAGGGATGGAGAAGATAAAGGTCCCAGTGGTGCAACCCAAGAGTAACAAAATTCTAGACTGCCGCGTATTTAGCCGTGACATCCAAGGTCGGGATTGTGGAGATGAGGTTTCTCGTTGGCTGACCTCCTACTTCCAGAGTAGTTCCCCTTACCGCTTGGTGCATTTCGAGCCCGATGTGATGAAACCACGCAAGGCCCAGGAGGCAGAAAAACCATTCCGTGAGAAAGATGTCATCGCTTATCCGGATGCCAGTCCCATCATGCTGCTGTCCGAAACATCCCTGCAAGAACTCAACAGACGGATGGAAAAACCCGTCTCCTTGGCCAATTTCCGACCTTGCATCGTCGTGTCTGGGTGTGAGGCCTTCTCCGAGGATGGATGGGAAGATCTCAAGGTGGGAAGCATCACGCTGAAGAGGGTCATGGCATGCGGACGATGCATCTTGACCACAGTGGACCCCAACACTGGCATTATGAGCCGGCAGGAACCACTGGATACTCTGAGAACCTTCCGAATGAGTGATGAGTCCCTCAGCTACCTCTACAAAAAAGCCCCTCTCTTCGGGCAGTATTATGGGGTTGAGAAAACTGGGAAGTTGAGGGTTGGAGATCCAGTGTATCTGGCGGTCCGCAGGGGATAG